A genomic window from Flavobacterium sp. I3-2 includes:
- a CDS encoding DUF2339 domain-containing protein produces the protein MEIFLFIVIVVLLIIILNKQQKIITNFQIEIRNLTFKLDDLKNQIDSKFKTISSSEKVIPKQTVAPLVDEKPIVADVVLESKQESEVVILKEEVVTSPIEEIKIKQEIQSKSIDLEIAQTTSNQNVLENQPQPIFETKTFIPKKSWFEKFKEKNPDLEKFIGENLISKIGILILVLGISFFVKYAIDRDWINEPARVGIGILAGGIVMAVAHRLRKNFAAFSSVFVAGAISIFYFTIGIAFHDYQLFSQTVAFVIMVVITIFSALVSVSYNRRELAILTLIGGFSVPFMVSTGSGNYQVLFGYIAILNIGMLIISFYKKWNIVTLLAFIFSSIIYISWFVIEFNNHELPYQGAFVFATIMYIIFSIAAVINNVKNKGVFTKIEYIIMLVNTFFYFGVGATVFQNWHTELKGIFTISLAFYNLIFSLVLYRKFGIKKDAIYFLLGLALTFITLTIPFQFNGNYITLFWACEAVLLLWLSQKSKISTFRVGAIVVQFLMIISLFLDWTQTYSEYSDLILYPFLNKIFVTGLLAIASFVVSYFILKKENEPMKFYFFEIDPAPYKKVVLVCSLVIGYLVGMFEIIYQTNLFYSNDASILSYAVVYHYVFTTILVCFLFKFKSKANSIVALILSGINILFYLLIFHRLTFNEISNNFNYNYDSNSAFIGHYVILVCIITCIYILIKNRKEAILTSILDTKIMLWIFAFCVTFILSNEIMVHSLYFSTDFVNAIVTSQNKASATTAYFSDYERYLAYDSELMLVKKRVIKVGFPILWGLLSFIFLIIGIKKQIKQLRIIALALLGLTVLKLFIFDINVSGPGRIVAFILLGILVLIISFVYQKLNKKNTDESKQHQDEKDT, from the coding sequence ATGGAGATTTTCCTATTTATAGTTATTGTAGTTTTACTTATTATAATTCTCAATAAGCAACAAAAAATTATTACTAATTTTCAAATCGAAATACGAAATCTTACTTTTAAATTAGATGATTTAAAAAATCAAATCGATAGTAAGTTCAAAACTATTTCTAGTTCAGAAAAAGTTATTCCAAAACAAACCGTTGCTCCATTAGTTGATGAGAAGCCTATTGTTGCCGATGTTGTACTTGAAAGTAAGCAAGAATCAGAAGTTGTAATTTTAAAAGAAGAAGTTGTAACTTCCCCAATTGAAGAAATTAAAATAAAACAAGAAATTCAATCTAAAAGTATTGATCTCGAAATTGCGCAGACAACAAGCAATCAGAATGTTTTAGAAAATCAACCGCAACCTATTTTTGAAACAAAAACGTTTATTCCCAAGAAATCTTGGTTTGAAAAATTCAAAGAGAAAAATCCTGATTTAGAGAAATTTATAGGAGAAAATTTAATCAGTAAAATCGGAATTTTAATTTTGGTTTTGGGAATTAGTTTCTTTGTAAAATACGCTATAGATCGAGATTGGATAAACGAACCAGCACGTGTTGGAATTGGAATTCTTGCAGGTGGAATTGTTATGGCAGTAGCTCATCGTTTACGTAAAAATTTTGCTGCATTTAGCTCGGTTTTTGTTGCTGGTGCAATAAGTATATTTTATTTTACAATCGGAATTGCCTTTCACGATTATCAACTCTTTTCACAAACTGTAGCTTTTGTTATTATGGTTGTGATTACCATCTTTAGTGCATTAGTTTCAGTTTCTTACAATCGTAGAGAATTAGCTATTCTGACTTTAATCGGAGGTTTTTCTGTTCCGTTTATGGTAAGTACAGGTTCGGGTAATTATCAAGTTTTGTTTGGTTACATTGCTATTTTGAATATTGGAATGTTGATTATCTCCTTCTATAAAAAATGGAATATTGTTACGTTATTGGCATTTATTTTTTCATCAATAATATATATTTCTTGGTTTGTTATTGAATTTAATAATCATGAGTTACCGTATCAGGGCGCATTTGTTTTTGCAACGATTATGTATATCATTTTTAGTATTGCTGCTGTAATTAATAATGTAAAAAATAAAGGTGTTTTTACGAAAATAGAATATATCATCATGCTTGTTAATACTTTCTTTTATTTTGGAGTAGGAGCAACCGTTTTCCAAAATTGGCATACAGAATTGAAAGGGATTTTTACTATTTCCCTAGCTTTTTATAATTTGATTTTCTCACTAGTTTTATATCGAAAATTCGGAATCAAAAAAGATGCTATTTATTTTCTTTTAGGATTAGCTTTAACATTTATCACGCTTACAATTCCATTTCAGTTTAACGGTAATTATATTACACTATTTTGGGCTTGCGAAGCTGTATTATTACTTTGGCTTTCGCAGAAATCTAAAATATCGACTTTCAGAGTCGGTGCAATAGTTGTTCAATTTTTGATGATTATTAGTTTGTTTTTAGATTGGACACAAACATATTCAGAATATTCTGATTTGATTTTATATCCTTTTTTAAATAAAATTTTTGTCACTGGTTTACTTGCAATTGCTTCGTTTGTCGTTTCTTATTTTATATTGAAAAAGGAAAACGAACCCATGAAATTTTATTTTTTTGAAATTGATCCAGCTCCTTATAAAAAAGTAGTTTTGGTGTGTTCGTTGGTTATTGGATATTTAGTTGGAATGTTTGAAATTATTTATCAAACTAACTTGTTTTATTCAAACGATGCATCAATTCTTTCGTATGCTGTGGTTTATCATTACGTTTTCACAACGATTTTGGTTTGTTTCTTATTTAAATTTAAAAGTAAAGCAAATAGTATTGTTGCGCTTATTTTATCAGGCATAAACATCTTATTTTATTTATTGATATTCCATAGATTAACATTCAATGAAATTTCAAATAATTTCAATTATAATTACGACAGCAATTCTGCATTTATTGGTCATTATGTAATCTTAGTTTGTATAATTACTTGTATTTATATTTTAATAAAGAATAGAAAAGAAGCTATTTTAACTTCGATTTTGGATACCAAAATTATGCTTTGGATTTTTGCATTTTGCGTGACATTTATTTTGAGTAATGAAATTATGGTTCATTCTTTATATTTTTCGACTGATTTTGTAAATGCGATTGTAACTTCTCAGAACAAAGCTTCGGCTACTACAGCGTATTTTTCTGATTACGAAAGATATTTAGCTTACGATTCAGAATTGATGTTGGTAAAAAAACGTGTGATTAAAGTTGGTTTTCCAATTCTTTGGGGACTATTATCGTTTATTTTCTTAATCATTGGAATCAAAAAACAAATCAAACAATTACGAATTATCGCATTAGCTTTATTAGGATTAACTGTTCTAAAATTGTTTATTTTCGATATCAATGTTTCAGGTCCTGGACGAATTGTAGCTTTTATTTTATTAGGTATTTTGGTACTTATTATTTCATTCGTTTATCAGAAATTGAATAAAAAAAATACAGATGAATCTAAACAACATCAAGATGAAAAAGATACTTAG